Proteins co-encoded in one Streptomyces roseochromogenus subsp. oscitans DS 12.976 genomic window:
- a CDS encoding GMC family oxidoreductase: MSIDEFDYVVVGGGTAGNVVAARLSEDPSVTVCVLEAGPSDVGDDDVLRLERWMGLLESGYDWDYPVEPQASGNSFMRHARAKVLGGCSSHNSAIAFWAPAEDLDDWAARGCTGWSAADLFPLYRRLENNDAPGDHHGRTGPVRLRTLKGADPCGAALLEACAQAGIPTVAFNTGKTVVRGANWFQINSDENNIRQSSSVAYLHPVMGKRPNLDVRTGVRAKRLVLEGRRCVGAEYLDPDLVHTRTVRARREVIVSCGSIDSPKLLMLSGIGPAGQLREVGVDVVVDSPGVGENLQDHPEGVIMWEAKQPMPTLSSQWWEAGIFYDTEPGLDRPDLMFHYGSVPFDMNTARWGYPTSENAFCLTPNVTKARSRGTVRLRTRDFRDKPKVDPRYFTHEHDVRVMTYGLKLARRIAAQPALGGWTGAELAPGPDVRTDDELLDYIHKTHNTVYHPSCTVKMGADDDPSAPLDPRLRVKGVEGLRVADGSVMPDLIAVNPCITTMMIGEKCADLVKEDA; the protein is encoded by the coding sequence ATGAGCATCGATGAGTTCGACTACGTGGTGGTCGGCGGCGGCACGGCGGGCAACGTGGTGGCGGCACGGCTCTCCGAGGACCCGTCCGTGACGGTGTGCGTGCTGGAGGCGGGGCCGAGCGACGTCGGCGACGACGACGTTCTCCGGCTGGAGCGCTGGATGGGTCTGCTGGAGTCCGGCTACGACTGGGACTACCCGGTCGAACCACAGGCCAGCGGCAACAGTTTTATGCGGCACGCGCGCGCGAAAGTGCTGGGCGGCTGTTCCTCGCACAATTCCGCCATCGCCTTCTGGGCACCGGCGGAGGACCTGGACGACTGGGCCGCCCGGGGCTGTACGGGCTGGAGCGCGGCCGACCTGTTCCCGCTGTACCGGCGGCTGGAGAACAACGACGCGCCCGGCGACCACCACGGCCGCACCGGCCCGGTGAGGCTGCGCACGCTGAAGGGCGCCGATCCGTGCGGCGCGGCCCTGCTGGAGGCGTGCGCGCAGGCCGGGATACCCACGGTCGCGTTCAACACCGGGAAGACGGTGGTGCGCGGGGCCAACTGGTTCCAGATCAACTCCGACGAGAACAACATCCGCCAGTCGTCGTCCGTCGCCTATCTGCACCCCGTGATGGGCAAACGTCCGAATCTTGACGTCCGGACCGGGGTGCGTGCGAAACGGCTGGTGCTGGAGGGCCGCCGGTGTGTGGGCGCCGAGTACCTGGACCCCGACCTGGTGCACACCCGCACGGTACGGGCCCGGCGCGAGGTGATCGTCTCGTGCGGCTCGATCGACTCCCCCAAGCTGCTGATGCTGTCCGGCATCGGCCCGGCCGGGCAGCTGCGCGAGGTCGGCGTGGACGTCGTCGTCGACTCCCCCGGCGTCGGCGAGAACCTCCAGGACCACCCGGAGGGCGTGATCATGTGGGAGGCGAAGCAGCCCATGCCCACCCTGTCGAGCCAGTGGTGGGAGGCGGGCATCTTCTACGACACCGAGCCCGGCCTGGACCGGCCCGACCTGATGTTCCACTACGGGTCCGTGCCCTTCGACATGAACACCGCCCGCTGGGGCTACCCCACCTCCGAGAACGCGTTCTGTCTGACACCCAATGTGACGAAGGCGAGGTCGCGCGGCACGGTACGGCTGCGGACCCGCGATTTCCGGGACAAACCGAAGGTGGATCCGCGGTACTTCACGCACGAGCACGATGTGCGGGTGATGACGTACGGGCTGAAGCTGGCGCGCCGCATCGCCGCACAGCCCGCGCTCGGCGGCTGGACGGGCGCGGAACTGGCTCCGGGTCCGGACGTCCGGACGGACGACGAGCTGCTGGACTACATCCATAAGACGCACAACACCGTCTACCACCCGTCCTGCACGGTGAAGATGGGCGCCGACGACGACCCCTCGGCCCCGCTCGACCCGCGGCTGCGGGTCAAGGGGGTCGAGGGGCTGCGGGTGGCCGACGGGTCGGTGATGCCGGACCTGATCGCCGTCAATCCGTGCATCACGACGATGATGATCGGCGAGAAGTGCGCGGACCTCGTGAAAGAGGACGCGTGA
- a CDS encoding aldehyde dehydrogenase family protein: MPDLYIDGAWRGALDGRTREIRCPADGSLVGVVDEAGGKDTVEAIAAARRAFDTGPWPRTPAAGRGDLLLRVADLLVRDRDALARAESLDTGKRLVESVYDIDDVVNCFRYFGRLAASETGRVVDTGREGVDSRVVHEPVGVCALITPWNYPLLQTAWKVAPALAAGNTFVLKPSELTPHTAIHLTRLLAEAGLPPGVANLVLGAGPEAGAPLGDHPDVDLVSFTGGLQTGRRLMAAAAGTVKKVALELGGKNPNIVFADAGFEAAVDMALTAVFLHSGQVCSAGARLLVEDVLHDRFTDEVVRRAQLIRLGGPFDERAQTGPLISAAHRAKVEAYVARGIEEGAVLRCGGARPSGPGYDEGFYYLPTVLDACTSGMSVVREESFGPVLTVERFTTEDEAVRLANDTVYGLAGAVWTGDEARAARVAAGLRLGTVWINDYHPYVPQAEWGGYKQSGCGRELGPAGLAEYRETKHIWRTTAPAPQGWFD; this comes from the coding sequence ATGCCTGACCTCTACATCGACGGCGCGTGGCGCGGCGCCCTGGACGGGCGCACCCGGGAGATCCGCTGTCCCGCCGACGGCTCCCTGGTCGGCGTCGTCGACGAGGCCGGCGGCAAGGACACCGTGGAGGCGATCGCGGCGGCCCGGCGGGCCTTCGACACCGGCCCCTGGCCGCGCACACCGGCGGCGGGGCGCGGTGATCTGCTCCTGCGGGTCGCGGACCTCCTCGTCCGCGACCGGGACGCCCTGGCCCGCGCCGAATCTCTTGACACCGGCAAGAGGCTGGTGGAGAGCGTGTACGACATTGACGATGTCGTCAACTGTTTCCGGTACTTCGGGCGGCTGGCGGCGAGCGAGACCGGGCGGGTGGTCGACACGGGCCGGGAGGGCGTCGACAGCCGGGTCGTGCACGAACCGGTCGGCGTGTGCGCCCTGATCACGCCGTGGAACTATCCGCTGCTGCAGACCGCGTGGAAGGTCGCCCCGGCCCTCGCGGCGGGCAACACGTTCGTGCTGAAGCCGAGCGAGCTGACCCCGCACACCGCGATCCACCTGACGCGGCTGCTGGCGGAGGCGGGGCTGCCGCCGGGCGTGGCCAATCTGGTGCTGGGCGCCGGTCCGGAGGCGGGCGCCCCGCTGGGCGACCATCCGGACGTCGACCTGGTCTCCTTCACCGGCGGTCTGCAAACCGGCCGCCGGCTGATGGCCGCGGCGGCCGGCACGGTGAAGAAGGTGGCGCTCGAACTCGGCGGGAAGAACCCCAACATCGTCTTCGCGGACGCCGGCTTCGAGGCGGCCGTCGACATGGCGCTCACGGCGGTCTTCCTGCACTCCGGGCAGGTCTGCTCGGCCGGGGCCCGGCTGCTGGTCGAGGACGTGCTGCACGACCGGTTCACGGACGAGGTCGTACGCCGGGCTCAACTGATCCGGCTGGGCGGCCCGTTCGATGAACGGGCACAGACCGGGCCGCTGATCTCGGCGGCCCACCGGGCGAAGGTCGAGGCCTATGTGGCCCGGGGCATCGAGGAGGGCGCGGTGCTGCGCTGCGGCGGCGCCCGGCCCTCCGGCCCCGGCTATGACGAGGGCTTCTACTACCTCCCGACCGTCCTGGACGCGTGCACCAGCGGCATGTCGGTGGTCCGCGAGGAGTCCTTCGGGCCGGTGCTGACCGTCGAGCGGTTCACCACCGAGGACGAGGCCGTGCGGCTCGCCAACGACACGGTCTACGGCCTCGCGGGCGCCGTGTGGACCGGCGACGAGGCCAGGGCCGCCCGGGTCGCGGCGGGCCTGCGCCTCGGCACGGTCTGGATCAACGACTACCACCCGTATGTGCCGCAGGCCGAATGGGGTGGTTACAAGCAGTCCGGGTGCGGGCGTGAACTCGGACCGGCGGGACTCGCCGAGTACCGCGAGACGAAACACATCTGGCGCACCACCGCGCCGGCACCACAGGGCTGGTTCGACTGA
- a CDS encoding glycosyltransferase, with the protein MTGQSLRIVRLANFVAPASGGLRTALRELGKGFQAAGHEPVLIVPGERHTDRDTEQGRVITLPGPLLPGTGGYRVLTDKRRVAALLEELAPDRLEVSDRTTLRWTGRWARRARVPAVMVSHETADGVLRTWGLSENLSRRAADALNTRTAHVYSRVVCTTEFAEREFVRIGARNVVRAPLGVDLMERHPALHDPGLRTLHARGGEALLVMCSRLSVEKRPGTALDALEALLRRGRRAVLVVAGDGPLKARLEQRARELGLPVTFLGHVADRAALGALQATADVALAPGPAETFGLAALEAMACGTPVVASASSALPEVIGSAGATAADRGEAFADAVEMLLDRGEPERREAARARAECFGWGTAVESFLAAHDAEVLRPLRPTGVRRSVAEGVA; encoded by the coding sequence ATGACCGGCCAGTCCCTGCGCATCGTCCGGCTCGCCAACTTCGTCGCCCCGGCCTCCGGCGGGCTGCGCACCGCCCTGCGCGAGCTGGGCAAGGGCTTCCAGGCAGCCGGCCACGAACCGGTGCTCATCGTGCCCGGCGAACGGCACACCGACCGCGACACCGAGCAGGGCCGGGTCATCACCCTGCCCGGCCCGCTGCTGCCCGGCACCGGCGGCTACCGCGTCCTCACCGACAAGCGCCGGGTGGCCGCCCTCCTGGAGGAGCTGGCTCCGGACCGCCTGGAGGTCTCCGACCGTACGACCCTGCGCTGGACCGGCCGCTGGGCCCGCCGCGCGCGTGTGCCCGCCGTGATGGTCTCCCACGAGACCGCCGACGGCGTGCTGCGCACCTGGGGTCTGTCCGAGAACCTCTCCCGCCGGGCCGCCGATGCCCTCAACACCCGCACCGCGCACGTCTACTCGCGGGTGGTGTGCACGACCGAGTTCGCCGAGCGCGAGTTCGTGCGCATCGGCGCGCGCAACGTCGTACGCGCCCCCCTCGGCGTCGACCTGATGGAACGGCACCCCGCACTGCACGACCCGGGCCTGCGCACCCTCCACGCGCGCGGTGGCGAGGCGCTGCTCGTCATGTGCTCGCGGCTGTCCGTGGAGAAGCGGCCGGGCACGGCTCTGGACGCCTTGGAGGCGCTGCTGCGCCGCGGGCGGCGGGCAGTGCTCGTGGTGGCCGGGGACGGGCCGCTCAAGGCCCGCCTGGAGCAGCGTGCGCGGGAGCTCGGGCTGCCGGTGACGTTCCTCGGGCACGTCGCCGACCGGGCCGCGCTCGGCGCCCTCCAGGCCACCGCGGACGTCGCCCTCGCGCCCGGGCCCGCCGAGACCTTCGGGCTCGCCGCCCTGGAGGCCATGGCGTGCGGCACGCCCGTCGTGGCGAGCGCGTCGTCCGCGCTGCCCGAGGTCATCGGCTCCGCCGGGGCCACGGCCGCCGACCGCGGCGAGGCGTTCGCCGACGCCGTGGAAATGCTCCTCGATCGCGGCGAACCCGAGCGGCGCGAGGCGGCCCGCGCGCGTGCCGAGTGCTTCGGCTGGGGAACGGCCGTGGAATCGTTCCTGGCGGCCCACGATGCCGAGGTGCTCCGCCCGCTCCGCCCCACCGGCGTCCGGCGCTCCGTGGCGGAGGGCGTGGCATGA
- a CDS encoding glycosyltransferase family 4 protein translates to MRVVIVTESFPPDVNGVAHCALQTARHLVDRGHHPIVVAPAPAPGSGPDTDAPCPVVRIPSLPLPGYPQVRVALPSRRLAAALVEHRADLVHLASPFVLGVRGMAAAARLGIPAVAVYQTDLAGYARTYMGAGEAAAWRRIRSVHAAADRTLAPSSAALGDLEAHGVPRVRLWPRGVDTVRFRPDLRDEALRRELAPNGEVIVGYVGRLAPEKHVELLAGACGLPGVKVVIVGDGPSHAHLTEALPGAAFLGRRTGGDLARIFASLDVFAHTGPFETFCQTVQEAMASGIPVVAPAAGGPLDLVAHGRTGLLVPPRDVTAVTDAVRELAADPARRTAFGTAARTMVEGRTWAAVGDQLIAHYGDVLAARRTAVAA, encoded by the coding sequence ATGCGTGTCGTCATCGTGACCGAATCCTTTCCCCCCGATGTGAACGGCGTGGCTCACTGCGCGCTCCAGACCGCCCGGCACCTCGTAGATCGCGGTCACCATCCGATAGTCGTCGCCCCCGCCCCCGCTCCGGGCAGCGGACCGGACACGGACGCCCCGTGCCCGGTCGTCCGGATCCCCTCCCTCCCGCTCCCCGGCTACCCCCAGGTCCGCGTCGCCCTGCCCAGCCGGCGCCTCGCCGCGGCGCTCGTCGAGCACCGCGCCGACCTGGTCCATCTCGCCAGCCCCTTCGTCCTCGGCGTCCGCGGCATGGCCGCCGCCGCCAGGCTCGGCATCCCCGCCGTCGCCGTCTATCAGACCGACCTGGCCGGATACGCCCGCACCTACATGGGTGCGGGCGAGGCGGCTGCCTGGCGGCGGATCCGCTCCGTGCACGCCGCCGCCGACCGCACCCTTGCCCCGTCCAGCGCCGCCCTCGGCGACCTGGAGGCGCACGGCGTGCCCCGGGTCCGGCTGTGGCCGCGAGGCGTGGACACCGTACGTTTCCGGCCAGATCTCCGTGACGAGGCCCTGCGCCGCGAACTCGCCCCCAACGGCGAGGTCATCGTCGGTTACGTCGGCCGGCTCGCCCCCGAGAAACACGTCGAACTCCTCGCCGGAGCCTGCGGCCTGCCCGGCGTCAAGGTCGTGATCGTCGGCGACGGGCCCAGCCACGCCCACCTCACCGAGGCTCTGCCCGGCGCCGCCTTCCTCGGCCGCCGCACCGGAGGCGACCTCGCGCGGATCTTCGCCTCGCTGGACGTGTTCGCGCACACCGGCCCCTTCGAGACGTTCTGCCAGACCGTCCAGGAGGCCATGGCCAGCGGGATCCCGGTCGTCGCACCCGCCGCCGGCGGCCCGCTCGATCTGGTCGCCCACGGCCGCACCGGACTGCTCGTCCCGCCGCGCGACGTCACCGCCGTGACGGACGCCGTCCGCGAACTGGCCGCCGACCCGGCGCGGCGGACCGCGTTCGGCACCGCCGCGCGCACCATGGTCGAGGGCCGCACCTGGGCCGCCGTCGGCGACCAGCTGATCGCCCACTACGGCGACGTCCTCGCGGCCCGCAGGACGGCGGTGGCGGCATGA
- a CDS encoding SGNH/GDSL hydrolase family protein, with the protein MRPVRFVALGDSLTQGVGDPAGDGWRGWAALLAPSLADTADGVRFTNLAVSGAQTRDVMERQTPAALELRPDVVSVVIGVNDTLRRTFDIQAVAAHLDQVYATFTRAGATVLTACLPDPGAMLGLPGALARPLARRQRAVNTIVHALSERYGALHLHAADGTWITDRALWSADRLHPGERGHRQLAVRFHALLTEAGRATGLPPSPEPEFPAPTKAASLLWLATAGTGWVVRRCHDLLPQLFRLAADEMRHRARGTSARLDVSASAAVSAALAALTEGTREDAEAQRRPAGTNPTVIPAPARAAATGGSVRAAAQVDTARESTVPDTACAGVGTPAAPTSAITG; encoded by the coding sequence ATGAGACCCGTCCGCTTCGTCGCCCTCGGGGACTCGCTCACCCAGGGCGTGGGCGACCCCGCCGGGGACGGCTGGCGGGGCTGGGCCGCGCTGCTCGCGCCCTCCCTCGCCGACACCGCCGACGGTGTGCGGTTCACCAACCTCGCGGTCAGCGGCGCACAGACCCGTGACGTCATGGAGCGGCAGACGCCGGCCGCCCTCGAACTCCGTCCCGACGTGGTCTCGGTGGTGATCGGCGTCAACGACACACTGCGCCGCACCTTCGACATCCAGGCGGTGGCCGCCCATCTCGACCAGGTCTACGCGACCTTCACGCGCGCGGGCGCCACCGTGCTCACAGCCTGTCTGCCCGACCCCGGCGCGATGCTGGGCCTGCCGGGCGCCCTGGCTCGCCCGCTGGCCCGCCGGCAACGGGCCGTCAACACGATCGTCCACGCGCTGTCCGAACGCTACGGCGCCCTCCACCTGCACGCCGCGGACGGAACCTGGATCACCGACCGGGCCCTGTGGAGCGCGGACCGGCTGCACCCGGGCGAGCGCGGGCACCGGCAGCTCGCCGTCCGCTTCCACGCCCTGCTCACCGAGGCGGGCCGTGCGACGGGGCTGCCGCCCTCGCCCGAGCCGGAGTTCCCCGCGCCGACCAAGGCGGCGAGCCTGCTGTGGCTGGCCACGGCCGGCACCGGCTGGGTGGTCCGGCGCTGCCACGATCTGCTGCCGCAGCTGTTCCGCCTGGCGGCCGACGAAATGCGCCACCGGGCCCGGGGCACCAGTGCCCGCCTCGACGTGAGTGCCTCGGCAGCGGTGTCCGCGGCCCTGGCCGCTCTGACGGAGGGCACCAGGGAGGACGCCGAGGCTCAGCGGCGCCCTGCCGGAACGAACCCGACGGTGATCCCGGCTCCCGCGCGAGCGGCCGCGACGGGAGGCTCCGTCCGCGCTGCCGCGCAGGTGGACACGGCCCGCGAGTCCACCGTGCCGGACACGGCCTGCGCGGGCGTCGGGACGCCGGCGGCGCCGACCTCCGCGATCACCGGGTAG
- a CDS encoding aromatic ring-hydroxylating oxygenase subunit alpha — translation MTTTPISPSLIATLPGRYYTDPDVFRQEQETVFESLWFCAVRSADLDRPGAFRTVQVGRENVIITRARTGELRAFLNVCRHRGARLCTEESGEVRRTLQCPYHAWTYDLDGKLIAAPNLIKMPDIDRVAYGLINVALREWLGYAWVCLADEPPSFEDTVMYAAVERLGDAAAIEHYGTERLALGRRITYDVRANWKLIVENFMECYHCATIHPELVEVLPEFADGYAAQYYVGHGAEFGAEIKGFTVDGSAGFAKLPEVGADQDRRYYAITVKPTVFVNLVPDHVIVHRMFPLAEDRTVVECDWLYAPEVVASGADVSHSVELFHRVNLQDFEACERTQPAMSSRAYRSGGVLVPNEHHIGIFHEWLLGRLGDADA, via the coding sequence GTGACGACGACACCGATCTCCCCGAGCCTCATAGCGACGCTTCCCGGCCGCTACTACACCGACCCGGACGTCTTCAGGCAGGAGCAGGAGACCGTCTTCGAGTCCCTGTGGTTCTGCGCGGTCCGCAGCGCCGACCTGGACCGGCCGGGCGCCTTCCGCACGGTCCAGGTGGGCCGCGAGAACGTCATCATCACCCGCGCGCGTACGGGTGAGCTGCGCGCCTTCCTGAACGTGTGCCGGCACCGGGGCGCACGGCTGTGCACCGAGGAGTCCGGCGAGGTGCGCCGCACTCTGCAGTGCCCGTACCACGCATGGACGTACGACCTTGACGGCAAGTTGATCGCAGCACCCAACTTGATCAAGATGCCGGATATTGATCGAGTCGCGTACGGGTTGATCAATGTGGCCCTGCGTGAATGGCTCGGCTACGCGTGGGTGTGCCTCGCAGACGAACCGCCCTCCTTCGAGGACACCGTGATGTACGCGGCCGTGGAACGGCTCGGCGACGCGGCCGCCATCGAGCACTACGGCACCGAGCGACTGGCCCTGGGCAGACGCATCACCTACGACGTGCGGGCCAACTGGAAGCTGATCGTAGAGAACTTCATGGAGTGCTACCACTGCGCGACGATCCACCCCGAGCTCGTCGAGGTGCTCCCGGAGTTCGCGGACGGGTACGCCGCCCAGTACTACGTCGGGCACGGCGCGGAGTTCGGCGCGGAGATCAAGGGGTTCACGGTCGACGGCAGCGCGGGCTTCGCCAAGCTCCCCGAGGTCGGCGCGGACCAGGACCGCCGCTACTACGCCATCACGGTCAAGCCGACCGTGTTCGTCAATCTCGTCCCCGACCACGTCATCGTGCACCGGATGTTCCCGCTGGCCGAGGACCGCACGGTCGTGGAGTGCGACTGGCTGTACGCGCCGGAGGTGGTGGCGTCGGGCGCTGACGTGTCGCACTCCGTGGAGCTGTTCCACCGGGTCAATCTGCAGGATTTCGAGGCGTGCGAGCGCACCCAGCCGGCGATGTCCTCGCGCGCGTACCGAAGCGGCGGGGTCCTCGTCCCCAACGAGCACCACATCGGGATCTTCCACGAGTGGCTGCTCGGCCGGCTGGGAGACGCCGATGCCTGA
- a CDS encoding GntR family transcriptional regulator — translation MAEQLAALAHDRALLGRTSTAERVSDILRTRIADGYFPPGTRLSEDGIGGALGVSRNTLREAFRLLTHERLLVHELNRGVFVRVLTVEDVEDIYRTRSLVECAVVRGLGEPPYRLEGVAAAVAEGESATAENDWKVLGTANIHFHRELVALAGSERTDELMRSVFAELRLAFHVVDDPRRLHEPYLARNREILGALRAGDKRGAERLLEMYLRDSLERVVEVYRRRVAP, via the coding sequence ATGGCAGAGCAGTTGGCGGCACTGGCCCACGACCGTGCGCTCCTGGGGCGCACGAGCACGGCGGAGCGGGTGTCGGACATCCTCCGGACCCGTATCGCCGACGGGTACTTCCCGCCCGGCACCCGGCTGTCGGAGGACGGCATCGGCGGGGCGCTCGGGGTGTCCCGCAACACCCTGCGCGAGGCGTTCCGGCTGCTCACGCACGAACGCCTGCTGGTCCATGAACTCAACCGCGGTGTGTTCGTGCGGGTCCTGACCGTCGAGGACGTCGAGGACATCTACCGCACGCGCTCCCTGGTCGAGTGCGCCGTCGTCCGTGGGCTCGGCGAGCCGCCGTACCGGCTGGAGGGGGTGGCCGCGGCGGTGGCCGAGGGCGAGTCGGCTACCGCCGAGAACGACTGGAAGGTGCTGGGCACCGCCAACATCCACTTCCACCGGGAACTGGTCGCCCTCGCCGGCAGCGAACGCACCGACGAACTGATGCGCAGCGTCTTCGCCGAGCTGCGGCTCGCCTTCCACGTCGTCGACGACCCGCGCCGGCTGCACGAGCCCTACCTCGCCCGCAACCGCGAGATCCTGGGCGCGCTGCGGGCCGGCGACAAGCGCGGGGCCGAGCGACTGCTGGAGATGTACCTCAGGGACTCGCTGGAGCGGGTCGTGGAGGTGTACCGGCGACGGGTCGCCCCGTGA
- a CDS encoding APC family permease: protein MTATEQSPGPHHDDAELAEFGYKPELKRTLGNFHTFAAGISYISILTGTFQLFYFGYGSGGPAYWWSWPMVFVGQFMVALCFAELAARYPVAGSVYNWSKKIGNPHLGWLAGWMMLIASIVSISAVALAYQLTLPQISSTFQFVGDGTGKYDVATNAVILAGVLILFTTLINAFGVKLMATINTAGVFIELIATVVLIILFAVHITRGPQVVMQTNHTGAGYSTGYLGAFLVASLASAYVMYGFDTAASLGEESLDPSRNAPRAIIRAIVASFILGGLVLLLALMSVSSLKSDKLSTDGLQYVVLDVLGPTAGKAMLWCVLIAVTVCALAVHTAAIRLAFAMARDNNLPASSLLARVSPRFKTPVLPAVIIGVLALAILVVNIRQPQIFTVVTSIGIIMIYLAYLGVTVPMLVARLRGKWQPAGGGRFSLGRWGLLVNIVAVVWGAAMTVNLIWPRAAVYNASAPYHWYLRWGAVLFVAVIAGGGFAYYWFVQRHRTGVLAEHRLETASAASSAPLTAPAAD from the coding sequence ATGACAGCCACGGAGCAATCGCCAGGCCCACACCACGACGACGCCGAACTCGCCGAATTCGGCTACAAACCCGAACTCAAACGCACGCTCGGCAACTTCCACACCTTCGCCGCCGGGATCAGCTACATCTCCATCCTGACCGGCACCTTCCAGCTGTTCTACTTCGGCTACGGCAGCGGCGGTCCGGCCTACTGGTGGTCGTGGCCGATGGTGTTCGTCGGCCAGTTCATGGTCGCCCTGTGCTTCGCCGAACTCGCCGCCCGCTACCCGGTGGCCGGCTCCGTCTACAACTGGTCGAAGAAGATCGGCAATCCGCATCTCGGCTGGCTGGCCGGGTGGATGATGTTGATCGCGTCCATCGTGTCCATCTCGGCGGTCGCGCTGGCCTACCAGTTGACGCTGCCGCAGATCTCGTCCACGTTCCAGTTCGTCGGGGACGGCACCGGGAAGTACGACGTGGCGACCAATGCGGTGATCCTGGCGGGCGTGTTGATTCTGTTCACCACATTGATCAATGCGTTCGGCGTCAAGTTGATGGCCACGATCAACACAGCGGGTGTCTTCATCGAGTTGATCGCGACCGTTGTATTGATCATCCTGTTCGCCGTCCACATCACCCGCGGTCCTCAAGTCGTCATGCAGACGAACCACACCGGTGCGGGCTACTCGACCGGCTATCTCGGCGCGTTCCTGGTGGCGTCGCTGGCCTCGGCGTACGTCATGTACGGCTTCGACACCGCCGCCTCGCTCGGCGAGGAGTCACTGGACCCGTCCCGGAACGCCCCGCGCGCCATCATCCGCGCGATCGTCGCCTCCTTCATCCTCGGCGGACTGGTGCTCCTGTTGGCGCTGATGAGCGTCTCCAGCCTCAAGAGCGACAAGCTGTCCACGGACGGCCTGCAGTACGTGGTGCTCGACGTCCTCGGTCCGACCGCCGGCAAGGCGATGCTGTGGTGTGTGCTGATCGCGGTCACGGTGTGCGCGCTGGCCGTGCACACGGCGGCGATCCGGCTGGCGTTCGCCATGGCCCGGGACAACAACCTGCCCGCGTCCTCGCTGCTGGCCCGGGTCAGCCCGCGCTTCAAGACCCCCGTCCTGCCGGCCGTGATCATCGGCGTGCTGGCGCTGGCGATCCTCGTGGTCAACATCCGCCAGCCGCAGATCTTCACGGTCGTCACCAGCATCGGCATCATCATGATCTACCTCGCCTACCTGGGCGTCACCGTGCCCATGCTGGTGGCCCGGCTGCGCGGGAAGTGGCAGCCGGCCGGCGGGGGCAGGTTCTCGCTGGGCCGCTGGGGGCTGCTCGTCAACATCGTCGCGGTCGTGTGGGGCGCGGCCATGACGGTCAACCTCATCTGGCCGCGCGCCGCCGTCTACAACGCGAGTGCGCCGTACCACTGGTATCTGCGCTGGGGCGCGGTGCTGTTCGTCGCGGTCATCGCGGGCGGCGGCTTCGCCTATTACTGGTTCGTGCAGCGCCACCGCACCGGCGTGCTCGCCGAACACCGGCTGGAGACGGCGTCCGCCGCCTCCTCGGCTCCCCTCACCGCTCCGGCGGCCGACTGA